Genomic window (Mycolicibacterium smegmatis):
GTCGACGAAACCCAGCCAGTGGTGCTCGACACCCAGGATCTCGGCCGCTTTGGCCATCTCGTCACGGCGCACCTCGGCGATCCGGCCGTGGACCTCGGGCAGGTCCATCGCCGGATTGAGAATGTCTCCGCGCTCGCCGCCGGTCAGGGTCACCACCATGACGCGGGCACCCTCGGCCGCGTAGCGCGCGGTGGTTGCCGCACCCTTGCTGGACTCGTCGTCCGGGTGGGCATGCACCGCCATCAACCGCAGTTCACTCATTTCGTTCCATCTAACTACGGCGACCCTTTGCCTAATCCTTCGCCCATGTCCGTTCACCCCGACCGGCCGTTCGGCCGGCCATCTGACGGTGGCTACCCGTTTGTCCCCGCCTATAGTTCCAGTTCTGATGATCGAACGCCCCGCCGCCCGGTACGGATCCCGCGAGCAACCGCGCCTCAGCCGCCGCTGGATCCTGATCGCGGTGGCAGCACTGGTGCTCGTCGCGGGTGTGATCGTCGCGGTCGTGGCGTATCAGCGCTTCGGCAGCGGCGAGGTGAAAGGCGAGCTCACGGGCTATCAACTTCTTGACGACGAAACGGTCCAGGTGACCATCGGGGTCGAGCGGCCCGACCCGTCCAAGCCCGTCGTCTGCATCGTCCGCGCACGGTCGAAAGACGGCAGCGAAACCGGGCGGCGCGAGATCCTGGTCCCGCCGGGAAGCGATCGTGTGGTGCAAGTCACCGCCGAGGTGAAGTCCACGCGCAAACCCGTCATGGGCGACATCTACGGATGCGGCACCGATGTCCCGTCGTACCTGGTGACACCGCAGACCTGAGTGACGCAACCAACACGGAATGGCATTGCGTCGACGACCCGGTGGTACGATTGTGCGATACACGGTTTCCCGCTGGGGCCGTGTATTGCTGCATTAGCGGTCAAAAAACCGCTTGCCGTGCCGGCAATACACGCGCATCCTCCGGGCCTGAACAGACTTTCGTACAAAGCGCGAGACGACGACGACAGGAGCGCGAAGACATGACCGATACCCAGGTCACCTGGCTCACCCAGGAGGCGTTCGACCGGTTGAAGGCGGAGCTGGACCAGCTGATCGCCAACCGGCCGGTGATCGCCGCCGAGATCAACGACCGCCGCGAAGAGGGCGACCTGCGCGAGAACGGCGGCTATCACGCCGCGCGCGAGGAGCAGGGCCAGCAGGAGGCCCGCATCCGCCAGCTGCAGGAGCTGCTCAACAACGCCAAGGTCGGCGAGGCCCCCAAGCAGTCCGGTGTGGCGCTGCCCGGCTCGGTGGTCAAGGTGTACTACGACGACGACGAGAACGACACCGAGACGTTCCTGATCGCCACCCGCCAGGAGGGCATCAGCGACGGCAAGCTCGAGGTCTACTCCCCCAACTCGCCGCTGGGCGGCGCACTGCTCGACGCCAAGGTCGGCGAATCGCGCACCTACACCGTGCCCAGCGGCAACGTGGTGAAGGTGACGCTCGTCAGCGCTGAGCCGTATCAAGGCTGACGCGGCGCCGCCGGGGCGACGCACTACAGTCGGGGGGATGGCGCGGATCGCCGAAGATCTCTTCTTGCTGCTGCTCGACAACGCGTCTGCACAGCCTGGACTCGATCGACGCAGGCGTGAACGTGTGCTCGGTGCCGCGGTGTTGTTGGACCTGGCCTACATGTGCCGTGTCCGGCCTGCCCTGGCCGGTGAACCGGTCCCGGCGGGCCGACTCATCGCGCTGGCCGGGCAGTTTCCGCCCGACCCCGTCGCCGATCCGGCGTTCGAGGTGTTGCGCAGAAAGCCGCTCACCCCGCAGGCCGCGTTGGCCAAGCTCGGCGGGCCGACCCAGACCCACCTTGAGTCACACCTGCAGGCGATGGGTCAGATTCAGCGAGTCCGCATGCCCGGCAAGGGATTTCCGGGACGCGGCCGCTACTGCTGGCCCCTGACCAACCGTGACCGGGTGAGCGGCGCGCGTGCGGCGTTGCTCGCCGCGTTGTTCGACGGGCACAACCCCACGCCGCCGGTCGCCGCGATCATCTGCCTGTTGCACTCGGTCGACGGTTTGGGCGCAGTGCTGAGCCTCAACGAGCGCGGGTGGCGCTGGGTGCATGCCCGCGCCACCGAGATCGCCACGGGCAGTTGGGTCGACGAGAACGCCACGGCACTGCCCGAGATGAACCTGGCGGTCACGACCTCGGCGGTACGCCCGGCGTTGATCGCCCTGCTGGACTGAGAAAGAACTCAGCCCAGGGCCTGCTCCAGGTCGGCCAGCAGGTCCGCTGAGTGCTCGATGCCGACCGACAGCCGCACCAGGTCGTCGGGCACCTCGAGCTGCGAGCCCGCGGTCGACGCGTGGGTCATCGCGCCCGGGTACTCGATCAGCGACTCGACCCCGCCCAGCGACTCGGCGAGGATGAAGATCTCTGTGCGCGAGCACAAGTCACGCGCGGCCTGTGGGCCACCACGCAACCGCACCGACACCATACCGCCGAAGCCGGTCATCTGCCGTGCCGCGACGTCGTGGTTGGGGTGGCTGGGCAGACCGGGGTACAGCACGGTCTGGACCGCGGGATGCCCGTCGAGGAATTCCGCGATCAGCGCGGCGTTCTCGCTGTGCTGACGCATCCGCAGCACCAGGGTCTTCAGTCCGCGCATGGTCAGGTACGCGTCGAACGGTCCGGGCACACCGCCCGCGCCGTTCTGCAGGAACGCGAACGCGGCGTCGAGTTCCTCGTCGTTGGTCAGCAGCGCACCGCCGACGACGTCGGAGTGACCGCCGATGTACTTGGTGGTCGAGTGCAGCACGATGTCGGCGCCCAACAGCAGCGGCTGCTGCAGAGCCGGTGAGGCAAACGTGTTGTCCACCAACACCTTCACACCCGACGACGACGCGATCTGCACTATGCCCGCGATGTCGGCGACGTTCAGCAGCGGGTTGGTCGGGGTCTCGACCCAGATCAGGCGGGTCTTGGGCGTGATCGCCGAGCGCACCGAGTCGAGGTCGCTCAGCGCGGCCGGGGTGTGGCTGATGCCCCAGTGCGTGAAGACCTTGTCGATGAGCCGGAACGTGCCGCCGTAGGCGTCGTCGGGGATCACGACGTGATCGCCCGGACGCAGCACCGCACGCAGCGCGCAGTCGGTGGCGGCCATGCCCGAGCTGAACGCCCGGCCGAAGCGCGCCTCCTCGACCGCGGCCAGCGCGGCCTCGAGGGACTGCCGCGTCGGGTTGCCGGTGCGGGCGTACTCGAACCCGCCGCGGAGCCCACCGACCCCGTCCTGGGCGAACGTCGAGCTGGCGTAGATCGGCGTGTTGACGGCACCGGTCGCCGGGTCAGGCTGGTAACCGGCATGGATGGCTTTCGTGGCCAGACCGTGCCACTTGCGGTGTTCACTCATAACGTGTCGAGCCTATCGGGACGGGTGTAGACATGGACCATGGCTCCATCCAACGCGGCGGCCGGGACGACGGCGGTCGCCGACCTGCTCGACACAGATTCGATGCTCAACCCCGAGGAACTGGAGCTGCGCAGCACCGTACGCCGGTTCGGCGAGCAACGCCTGCGGCCATTTGTCGCAGAGTGGTTCGAATCCGGTTCGGTGCCGGTGCGCGAACTGGCCACCGAGTTCGGCAAGCTGGGCCTGCTCGGCATGCACCTGGAGGGTTACGGCTGCGGCGGCTCATCGGCCACGGCGTACGGCGTCGCCTGCCAGGAACTCGAGGCCGTGGACAGCGGCCTGCGCAGCATGGTGTCGGTGCAGGGATCGCTGGCCATGTTCGCCATCCACGCGCACGGCAGCGAGGAGCAGCGCGAGCAGTGGCTGCCGCGAATGGCCACGGGCGAGGTGATCGGCTGCTTCGGGCTCACCGAACCGGACTTCGGCTCCAACCCGTCGGGTATGCGCACGACCGCGCGGCGCGACGGCTCCGACTGGATCCTCAACGGTTCGAAGATGTGGATCACCAACGGCTCAGTGGCCGACGTCGCGATCGTGTGGGCGCGTTCCGAGGACGGCATCCTGGGGTTCGTGGTGCCGACGGACACCCCGGGCTTCGTCGGCCGCGAGATGAAGCACAAGCTGTCGCTGCGGGCGTCGAACACCTCCGAGTTGCATCTCGACGATGTGCGTCTGCCCGCCGAGGCACAGTTGCCGAACGCCAGAGGGCTGTCGGGCCCGTTGGCGTGCCTCTCCGAGGCGCGTTTCGGCATCGTGTTCGGTTCGGTCGGCGCGGCGCGCGACTGCCTGGAGGCAACGCTGGACTACGTCGGCACCCGTGAGGTGTTCGACAAGACACTCGCGTCCTACCAGATCACGCAGACCAAGATCGCCGACATGGCAGTCGAACTCAGCAAGGCGCAGCTACTGGCGCTGCACCTGGGCAGGCTCAAGGACGCGGGCAGGATCTCCCCCGAGCAGGTCAGCGTCGGCAAGCTCAACAATGTCCGCGAGGCTCTCGAGATCGCCAGGCAGTGCCGAACCCTGTTGGGCGCCAACGGGATCACGCTGGAGTACCCGGTGCTGCGGCACGCCAACAACCTGGAGTCGGTGCTGACCTACGAGGGCACCTCCGAGGTGCACCAGATGGTCATCGCCCAGGCGCTGACCGGTGTCAGCGCATTTCGTTGAACCCCGGCGGATTTTGCGGCGGGTACGGCGGATACGGCTGCTGGTACTGCGGCGCGTAGGCCTGCTGGAACTGCTGCTGCGGCGGATAGGACAACTGCGGCGGCTGCCGGTCGACCGGCACGCACACCGTCGTCATGATCTTGTCGGCCAGGGTCTGCCGCTTGGCGTCCCACAGCGGGAACAGGTAACCGACGTAGCAGATCAGACCGTCGACGATGTGGGCCACCTGGCGCACCAGTGACATCAGGAAGCCGATGGGCTGCCCGGTCTGCTCGCTGACCACCTTGAACTTCATGACGCTCTTGCCGATGCTCTGCCCCGTGGTGCCCTGACGGTAGCCCATGTTCCACACGCCGTACGCGATCGGCGCGAGCGACAGCACGAAGATCAGGACGGCGGCGACAATGCCCACACCGGTGGTGATCTCACCGTCGGAGGACCCCTGGGACGCGCCGGCCAGAATCCCGAAGACGACGAGATAACCGATCACGGTGACAACCGCGATGGGCAACTGATCGATGACGAACGCGATCACCCGGTCGAACCAGGGCGTGTACGCCTGCGGGTTCGGCACGGTCGGCGGCCCGTACGGGCCGGGCACCGGGGTCTGATACGGGTTCGGTTGCCACGGTGGCGGATAACCACCCTGCGGGCCCGGATGACCACCCGGGTGCGGGCCATACGGAGCCGGTCCCGGCCCCTGCGGCGGCAGCTGAGTCATGCGTCGATGATCCCACGCGAAACGGCGCCCACGCCGCGTGACTTTTTGCAGCGTGGGCGCCGTGACGAGACGCCGGAACCTAACGGCTCACTGGGTGGGCGGTGCGATCGGTGCGCCGGTGAGGCGACGGAACGCGTACACCTCGATCAGGGCCACCAGCGGGTAGGCCACGAGAAGTCCGATGCCACAGGCGATCGCGCCCGCGAGCAGCAGCAGGAAGATCACCACGGCGGTGATGAAGACCGTGCCGAAGTTGGCCTTGCTGAGCTCGAAGCTGGTCTTCACCGCGTCCACGCCGGACAGGTTGCGGTCGAGGACCGCGACCGTGGTGAACAGGAAGAGCACCGCGATGATCGCCGAGGCGATCAGCAGCACCGGAACCCCGACGAACAGGTAGCCCGGTACGAAGAACCCCGGGAACAGCAGGATCGCCGCCACCACGAAGTTGATCACGCCGACGATCACCGTCGCGATGATGACGTCACCGACGTTGCGCGGCTTGAAGAACGACCCGATGGTCACCGGTTGCCCGTTGGCGATCTCCAAAACGCCGCTGATGTAAGCGGCTTGGATGACGGCGGTGACGATGAGCGTGATGATGGCGCCGATGATCGAGACGACGCCGCCGCCGGTCGCCATCGACAGTTCGAAGCCGTCGGCCGAGCTGGTCGAGGTGAACGCTCCGGAGATGCCGTTGACGATGCCCTGCAGGATGGCGTAGACCAGCCCGAACACCAGTGCGGGAACGATCATCTCGACGGCGTGCTTGGAGAACTTGTTCCAGGCCCACGAGAACGCGTCGCCGACGCTGTAGGCGCCACCGAAGCCCGGCGCACCCACCGGGGCGTAACCCCCGGGCTGACCGAAGCCGCCTGCGGGCGGGTATCCCGCGCCTGGTCCGCCCGGGTAACCCGGCGGCGGGTAGCCCGCCGCTCCCGGCGGAGGCGGCGGCGGATAGCTTCCGCCCTGCGGCGGCGGAGGCGGTGGGTAACCGCCGGGGGGCGGCGGCGGGAAGCCACCCTGCGGAGGAGGCGGGTAGCCTCCCGGCGGCGGGGGTGGCGGGTAACCGCCCTGCGGTGGCGGGCCGAAACCGCCCGGTTGCGCAGGGGGATAGCCGCCGTCCGGCGGCGGGGGCGGCGGGTAGCCGCCGTCGGGCGGCGGGGGCGGCGGGTAGCCGCCGTCGGGCGGCGGCGGGTTGTTGCCCGGAGGCTGATCAGTCACGTTGCAAGCTCTCCTCACCTCGGATAGCGACCGCGGCACGGCCGCGACTTTCTACCAGCACCTGGATGCGGCGCGAACGAACAACTCCACAGGCAGATTACGCATCGCACGCGCCGTCGTTAGCTGCTTCGACATGGCCGCAACCTGCGTCGGCAAGACCACGGGCGGTCGTGTATGGCCGGTCATGGCGCCTTCCCGTCGGGTTTGCTGACCCTGAGCGAGCCCACCTTACCTGGGAAGCCGCTGACAGCAGCGCATTCCACGCGGCGTGCGCGGAATCTGCGGACGCGGCGCGGATGGGGGCAACCTAGTGCCGGTAACCGCCCTCGGACAGGAACCCCAGCAGGTCGTGCCTGGTCAGCACACCGACGGGCTTGCCGTCCTCGACCACCATCACGGCGTCGGATTCACGAAGGGTCTTGGCGGCCGTGCTGACCAGTTCACCGGCGCCGATCAGCGGCAGCGGCGGGCTCATGTGCTCGGCGACCGCGTCGGCCAGCTTGGCGCGGCCCTCGAACACCGCCGAGAGCAGTTCGCGCTCGGAGACGCTGCCTGCCACCTCGCCTGCCATCACGGGCGGCTCCGCGCCGACGACGGGCATCTGGGAGACGCCGTACTCGCGCAGGATCCCGATCGCGTCGCGCACGGTTTCCGACGGATGCGTGTGCACCAGGTCGGGCAGTGCACCCGACTTGCCGCGCAACACGTCACCGACGGTCTTCTCGACGCTGCCGTCGAGGCGGGTGCGCAGGAAACCGTAGGACGACATCCACGCGTCGTTGAAAATCTTTGACAGATAACCACGTCCACCGTCGGGCAGCAGCACCACGACCACGGCGTCGGGCCCGGCCTTGCGGGCCACCTCGATGGCGGCGACGACGGCCATGCCGCACGATCCGCCGACCAGCAGGGCCTCTTCACGTGCGAGTCGCCGGGTCATCTCGAACGAGTCGGCGTCGGACACCGCGATGATCTCGTCGGGGACCGAAGGATCGTAGGCCGTGGGCCAGAAGTCCTCGCCGACACCTTCGACGAGGTAGGGCCGGCCCGTGCCGCCCGAGTACACCGAGCCCTCGGGATCGGCGCCGATGACCTTGACCTTGCCGCCCGAGACCTCCTTGAGGTAGCGGCCGGTGCCGGTGATGGTCCCGCCGGTGCCCACACCCGCGACGAAGTGTGTGATCTTGCCTTCGGTGTCGGCCCAGATCTCGGGGCCGGTGGTCTCATAGTGGCTCTCCGGGCCCATCTGGTTGGAGTACTGGTCGGGCTTCCAGGCGCCCTCGATCTCGGTGACCAGGCGGTTGGAGACGCTGTAGTAGCTGTCCGGATGGTCCGGCGGAACCGCCGTCGGGCACACCACGACCTCGGCGCCGTACGCGCGCAGGACATTCCGCTTGTCCTCGCTGACCTTGTCAGGGCAGACGAAGACGCACTTGTAGCCGCGCTGCTGGGCCACCAGGGCCAGGCCGACGCCGGTGTTGCCCGAGGTGGGTTCGACGATGGTGCCGCCCGGTTTGAGCTCACCGCTGACCTCGGCGGCCTCGATCATCTTGAGCGCGATGCGGTCCTTGGAGCTGCCGCCGGGGTTGAGGTACTCGATTTTCGCCGCCACCAGGCCTGCCCCTTCGGGGACCACCGAGTTCAGCTGGACCAGCGGGGTGTTACCGATGAGCTCACTGATGTGCCTGGCTATGCGCATACGTCAATGGTCTCAGGCGCGCGAAAGGCTCACCACGTCGCCTCACGTATGTAGGCGCCGATCTGCCGCAACGAGCGCTTGGCCTCGGGCACCAGGTTGCCCGCGATCTGGAAGACGTGCATCTGACCAGGCCAAACATGGACCTCGACGGGAACACCCGCGGCGCACAGCATGCGTGCGGCCTTGCGCGCGTCGCTGATCAGCACCTCCGAGCCGGACACGTGGATCAGCGTGCGCGGCAGGCCCGGCTCGATGTGGTCGAGCGGTTCGTAGACCTGTTCGCCGTTGCGCGCGGCGGCGGCCTCGACGATCTCGACGAGCGCGTCGAACGCCTTGGGCGGGAACATCGCGTCGCGCCGGGCGTTGGGGTGCTCGGCCCGCGCGCGGTTGTCGATCTCGTACAGCGGCGACATCGCCACCAACGCGGCGGGCACCTCGCCGTCGTCGAGCAGCCGTTCGGCCAGTGCGAGCCCCAGATAACCGCCCGCGGAGTCACCCGCGACGACGATCTGTTCGGGTTCGTAGCCCGCGCGACGCAGCCACACGTAGGCGTCGTAACAGTCGTCGACGGCCGTGCCCACCGAATGCTTGGGCACCATGCGGTAATCGACCACCAGCACGGGGCTGTCGGCGTACTCCGACAACGAGGTCGCCATGCCGCCGTGGGTGTTGGAACCGCACGCCAGGAACGCCCCGCCGTGCAGGTACAGGATCACGCTTCGGGTGCCGTCGGCGGGCAGTACCCCGTCGGCGCGGATGAGCTGCGCGGTGCAGTTCGGCAGCGCGATGGTGGCCTTGATGGTCCCCGGACTGGGCCGCAGCATCCGTGCCGCGAAGTTCAGCGCCCCGAACGGCCACGGGAGATGTGGCACACGGCTACCGATTGCCAGCGTCGGACGAATTGTCAGCATCGCCGCCAGCGAAGCGAGTCGACCGGCGACGCTTGTGCCGTCCTCGACGATCTCTACCGGCGCCGAGTCACTGACCGGAAATTTACGCGTGCGATACGCCCCACCTGGGCCTATGCCGGCACGAGGTGACCTGGTTACCTTGCTCGGTGCGGTCATCGCCACCACTCCCTACGACGGTGTAGAACGGTGAGCTAAATCACTTCAGACAACCCGGGTAACTTAGCTTGACACTTCTGAGAAGTTCAACGTTCAAACAAGGCGTTTCGATACCGGACCTCCCACTGGTTGATACCGCTTCGTGATCGCCCCGCCGGTCCGCACCGCGGACAAGGGGCCGGACAGGGCCGTGGCGCACCTAAACTGAACCCGTGGGCACACGTGCACCGCGTCGGTCGACCGTCGCCCTGGCGGCCGCGGCCACGCTGGCGTC
Coding sequences:
- a CDS encoding acyl-CoA dehydrogenase family protein, which gives rise to MAPSNAAAGTTAVADLLDTDSMLNPEELELRSTVRRFGEQRLRPFVAEWFESGSVPVRELATEFGKLGLLGMHLEGYGCGGSSATAYGVACQELEAVDSGLRSMVSVQGSLAMFAIHAHGSEEQREQWLPRMATGEVIGCFGLTEPDFGSNPSGMRTTARRDGSDWILNGSKMWITNGSVADVAIVWARSEDGILGFVVPTDTPGFVGREMKHKLSLRASNTSELHLDDVRLPAEAQLPNARGLSGPLACLSEARFGIVFGSVGAARDCLEATLDYVGTREVFDKTLASYQITQTKIADMAVELSKAQLLALHLGRLKDAGRISPEQVSVGKLNNVREALEIARQCRTLLGANGITLEYPVLRHANNLESVLTYEGTSEVHQMVIAQALTGVSAFR
- a CDS encoding RDD family protein, which produces MTQLPPQGPGPAPYGPHPGGHPGPQGGYPPPWQPNPYQTPVPGPYGPPTVPNPQAYTPWFDRVIAFVIDQLPIAVVTVIGYLVVFGILAGASQGSSDGEITTGVGIVAAVLIFVLSLAPIAYGVWNMGYRQGTTGQSIGKSVMKFKVVSEQTGQPIGFLMSLVRQVAHIVDGLICYVGYLFPLWDAKRQTLADKIMTTVCVPVDRQPPQLSYPPQQQFQQAYAPQYQQPYPPYPPQNPPGFNEMR
- a CDS encoding cystathionine beta-synthase, with translation MRIARHISELIGNTPLVQLNSVVPEGAGLVAAKIEYLNPGGSSKDRIALKMIEAAEVSGELKPGGTIVEPTSGNTGVGLALVAQQRGYKCVFVCPDKVSEDKRNVLRAYGAEVVVCPTAVPPDHPDSYYSVSNRLVTEIEGAWKPDQYSNQMGPESHYETTGPEIWADTEGKITHFVAGVGTGGTITGTGRYLKEVSGGKVKVIGADPEGSVYSGGTGRPYLVEGVGEDFWPTAYDPSVPDEIIAVSDADSFEMTRRLAREEALLVGGSCGMAVVAAIEVARKAGPDAVVVVLLPDGGRGYLSKIFNDAWMSSYGFLRTRLDGSVEKTVGDVLRGKSGALPDLVHTHPSETVRDAIGILREYGVSQMPVVGAEPPVMAGEVAGSVSERELLSAVFEGRAKLADAVAEHMSPPLPLIGAGELVSTAAKTLRESDAVMVVEDGKPVGVLTRHDLLGFLSEGGYRH
- a CDS encoding cystathionine gamma-synthase, which codes for MSEHRKWHGLATKAIHAGYQPDPATGAVNTPIYASSTFAQDGVGGLRGGFEYARTGNPTRQSLEAALAAVEEARFGRAFSSGMAATDCALRAVLRPGDHVVIPDDAYGGTFRLIDKVFTHWGISHTPAALSDLDSVRSAITPKTRLIWVETPTNPLLNVADIAGIVQIASSSGVKVLVDNTFASPALQQPLLLGADIVLHSTTKYIGGHSDVVGGALLTNDEELDAAFAFLQNGAGGVPGPFDAYLTMRGLKTLVLRMRQHSENAALIAEFLDGHPAVQTVLYPGLPSHPNHDVAARQMTGFGGMVSVRLRGGPQAARDLCSRTEIFILAESLGGVESLIEYPGAMTHASTAGSQLEVPDDLVRLSVGIEHSADLLADLEQALG
- the greA gene encoding transcription elongation factor GreA, producing the protein MTDTQVTWLTQEAFDRLKAELDQLIANRPVIAAEINDRREEGDLRENGGYHAAREEQGQQEARIRQLQELLNNAKVGEAPKQSGVALPGSVVKVYYDDDENDTETFLIATRQEGISDGKLEVYSPNSPLGGALLDAKVGESRTYTVPSGNVVKVTLVSAEPYQG
- a CDS encoding GOLPH3/VPS74 family protein; the protein is MARIAEDLFLLLLDNASAQPGLDRRRRERVLGAAVLLDLAYMCRVRPALAGEPVPAGRLIALAGQFPPDPVADPAFEVLRRKPLTPQAALAKLGGPTQTHLESHLQAMGQIQRVRMPGKGFPGRGRYCWPLTNRDRVSGARAALLAALFDGHNPTPPVAAIICLLHSVDGLGAVLSLNERGWRWVHARATEIATGSWVDENATALPEMNLAVTTSAVRPALIALLD
- a CDS encoding alpha/beta hydrolase — translated: MTAPSKVTRSPRAGIGPGGAYRTRKFPVSDSAPVEIVEDGTSVAGRLASLAAMLTIRPTLAIGSRVPHLPWPFGALNFAARMLRPSPGTIKATIALPNCTAQLIRADGVLPADGTRSVILYLHGGAFLACGSNTHGGMATSLSEYADSPVLVVDYRMVPKHSVGTAVDDCYDAYVWLRRAGYEPEQIVVAGDSAGGYLGLALAERLLDDGEVPAALVAMSPLYEIDNRARAEHPNARRDAMFPPKAFDALVEIVEAAAARNGEQVYEPLDHIEPGLPRTLIHVSGSEVLISDARKAARMLCAAGVPVEVHVWPGQMHVFQIAGNLVPEAKRSLRQIGAYIREATW
- a CDS encoding DUF4307 domain-containing protein, with translation MIERPAARYGSREQPRLSRRWILIAVAALVLVAGVIVAVVAYQRFGSGEVKGELTGYQLLDDETVQVTIGVERPDPSKPVVCIVRARSKDGSETGRREILVPPGSDRVVQVTAEVKSTRKPVMGDIYGCGTDVPSYLVTPQT